Proteins co-encoded in one Candidatus Nitrosacidococcus tergens genomic window:
- the grpE gene encoding nucleotide exchange factor GrpE, giving the protein MISEETTSPEKNHDPSKIEENHIEETQDQESLSSHISEIEDRLTEALSKADSHWNELLRAKADLENQRRRYERELEKARKYALEKFAQDLLPLRDSLEMGLSQAQEENASVDILREGTELILKEFNQITDRFGIKEIDPVNELFNPEFHQAISTQENDDYDPNTVIAVVRKGYLLNDRLLRPAMVVVSKLSIKTPSDEDLET; this is encoded by the coding sequence ATGATATCTGAAGAAACCACTTCTCCGGAAAAGAATCACGATCCTTCTAAAATAGAAGAAAATCATATTGAAGAAACTCAAGATCAAGAATCACTTTCATCACATATTAGTGAGATAGAAGATCGCTTAACAGAAGCACTTAGTAAAGCGGACTCTCACTGGAATGAATTATTACGCGCAAAAGCTGATCTAGAAAATCAACGCCGGCGATATGAGAGGGAGCTGGAAAAAGCGAGAAAGTATGCCTTAGAGAAATTTGCCCAGGATTTACTCCCTTTAAGGGACAGTTTAGAGATGGGTTTATCTCAAGCACAGGAAGAAAATGCAAGTGTAGACATTCTACGAGAAGGTACAGAACTCATTCTTAAAGAATTTAATCAAATCACTGATCGCTTTGGAATCAAAGAAATAGATCCTGTAAATGAGCTTTTTAACCCTGAATTTCATCAAGCAATATCTACCCAAGAAAATGATGATTACGATCCTAATACTGTTATTGCAGTAGTACGTAAAGGTTATTTATTGAATGATCGCTTATTACGACCTGCTATGGTAGTTGTCTCTAAATTAAGTATAAAAACACCCTCTGATGAAGATCTAGAGACTTGA
- a CDS encoding phosphoribulokinase, giving the protein MSVAHPIIAVTGSSGAGTSTVKHAFNDMFRREDIKPVVIEGDSFHRYDRQAMKEKTAEYEAQGKILTHFGPDANELDKLEALFKEYSEHGTGKKRLYVHDDKEAALYGHAPGTFTPWESIDPDNHLLCYEGLHGGIITDQVNVARYVDLLIGVVPVVNLEWIQKIHRDCLNRGYSSEAVVQIILKRMPDYVHYICPQFTHTHINFQRVPLVDTSDPFIARDIPTPDESNIVIRFRDPHMADFPYYLNMLNGSFMSRANTIVVPGGKMGLAMEVVLTPIIHDIMARKQEHS; this is encoded by the coding sequence ATGTCTGTAGCACATCCTATTATTGCCGTAACTGGTTCATCAGGGGCAGGCACTTCTACTGTAAAACATGCTTTTAATGATATGTTTCGTCGGGAAGATATTAAACCTGTAGTCATTGAGGGAGATAGTTTTCATCGTTATGATCGGCAAGCGATGAAAGAAAAAACTGCAGAATACGAAGCTCAAGGGAAGATACTTACTCATTTTGGTCCAGATGCTAATGAGCTAGATAAGTTAGAGGCTTTGTTTAAAGAGTATTCAGAACATGGTACAGGGAAGAAACGGTTATATGTCCATGATGATAAAGAGGCAGCACTCTATGGACATGCTCCAGGTACATTTACCCCATGGGAGTCTATAGATCCAGATAACCATTTGCTTTGCTACGAAGGATTACATGGTGGAATTATTACTGATCAAGTCAACGTGGCTCGCTATGTAGATTTACTCATAGGAGTCGTACCAGTCGTTAATTTAGAATGGATTCAAAAAATTCATAGGGATTGCCTCAATCGGGGTTATTCTTCTGAAGCAGTAGTACAAATTATTCTAAAGCGGATGCCAGATTATGTACATTATATTTGCCCACAGTTTACCCATACTCATATTAACTTCCAAAGAGTTCCGCTGGTAGATACCTCTGATCCTTTTATCGCTAGAGATATCCCTACTCCAGATGAAAGTAATATAGTGATTCGGTTTAGGGATCCCCACATGGCTGATTTCCCTTATTACCTAAATATGCTCAATGGCTCGTTTATGTCCCGAGCAAATACTATTGTAGTACCTGGGGGAAAGATGGGACTAGCTATGGAAGTAGTACTCACCCCTATTATTCATGACATAATGGCAAGAAAACAGGAGCATAGCTAG
- a CDS encoding methyltransferase domain-containing protein, whose amino-acid sequence MDFNHLSRQSFYAWFNTSSGIRLLEEEQLELGNILPSLFGYHIIQLGSLNKEINLLSSSYILDQVIVDIEISKNSQMPNVISKIDILPFGSETIDVVLLPHTLEYAPSPHFLLQEVQRVLIPNGTLIILGLNPWSFLGIRRFFPYKGEQIPWYGHFYSLTHIQRWLALLGFKVVKSRYFLFHSTAKCSRLIKNLYSLVNTKCYLSPFFFEGYLLIANKEVVRLNPVDLKWEKQGGVEISGVVEPVAQVHFHD is encoded by the coding sequence ATGGATTTTAATCATTTATCCCGTCAAAGCTTTTATGCTTGGTTTAACACCTCTTCAGGTATACGCTTATTAGAAGAGGAACAATTAGAACTAGGCAATATTCTTCCTAGCTTATTTGGTTATCATATTATTCAGCTAGGATCTCTAAATAAAGAGATAAATCTGTTATCTTCTAGTTATATTTTAGATCAAGTTATTGTAGATATAGAAATATCGAAAAACTCTCAGATGCCCAATGTTATCTCCAAAATAGATATTTTACCTTTTGGTTCTGAAACCATAGATGTTGTATTGCTACCTCATACCTTAGAATACGCTCCTAGCCCTCACTTCTTATTACAAGAAGTACAGCGAGTGTTAATCCCTAATGGTACATTGATTATTCTGGGCTTAAACCCATGGAGTTTTTTAGGAATTCGCCGCTTTTTTCCCTATAAAGGTGAACAAATACCTTGGTATGGACACTTTTATAGCCTAACTCATATTCAAAGATGGCTAGCTTTATTGGGGTTTAAAGTGGTAAAATCCCGTTATTTTTTATTTCATTCGACTGCGAAGTGTTCTAGATTAATAAAAAATCTATATTCTTTGGTTAATACTAAATGTTACTTGTCTCCTTTTTTTTTCGAAGGTTATTTGCTAATTGCTAATAAGGAAGTAGTTCGCTTAAATCCAGTAGATCTTAAATGGGAAAAACAAGGTGGCGTGGAAATTTCGGGAGTAGTGGAACCAGTAGCCCAAGTACATTTTCATGATTGA
- the hemF gene encoding oxygen-dependent coproporphyrinogen oxidase, with protein sequence MDSNIDVAIVKSYLLNLQDKICNALAQEDGATHFVEDNWQRSTSGGGGRTRVCTNGAILEQGGVNFSHVFGESLPPSATAQRPELSGRHYEALGISLVIHPRNPYIPTSHANVRFFVATKENTAPLWWFGGGFDLTPYYPFEEDAIHWHQVAQKACMPFGDSVYDQYKQWCDKYFYLKHRDETRGVGGLFFDDLNEWGFDHCFSFMKSVGDHYLPAYLPIVQRCKDISYGDRERDFQLYRRGRYVEFNLLYDRGTLFGLQSGGRTESILMSLPPLVKWRYDWKPDPGTPESSLYEKFLRPQDWLAMAKN encoded by the coding sequence ATGGATTCTAATATTGATGTTGCTATAGTTAAAAGCTATTTACTTAATTTACAAGACAAAATTTGTAATGCATTAGCACAGGAAGATGGTGCTACTCATTTTGTTGAAGATAACTGGCAGCGATCAACTAGTGGCGGTGGAGGACGTACTAGAGTATGTACTAATGGGGCGATTTTAGAGCAAGGTGGTGTGAATTTTTCCCATGTTTTTGGAGAAAGCCTTCCCCCATCCGCAACTGCTCAACGACCTGAGCTTTCGGGTAGACATTATGAGGCTTTAGGGATTTCTCTTGTGATTCACCCTCGTAATCCCTATATACCTACTTCCCATGCAAATGTGCGCTTCTTTGTAGCAACCAAAGAAAATACTGCTCCTTTATGGTGGTTTGGAGGAGGATTTGATTTAACTCCTTATTATCCTTTTGAGGAAGATGCAATACATTGGCATCAGGTTGCGCAGAAAGCCTGTATGCCTTTTGGAGATTCAGTTTATGATCAATATAAGCAATGGTGTGATAAGTACTTTTACTTAAAGCATCGAGATGAAACGAGGGGAGTAGGTGGCTTATTCTTTGATGACTTAAATGAATGGGGATTTGATCATTGTTTTAGTTTTATGAAAAGTGTAGGCGATCATTATCTACCTGCTTACCTGCCTATTGTACAGCGGTGTAAAGATATATCCTATGGAGATAGAGAACGGGATTTTCAACTCTATCGCAGAGGACGGTATGTGGAATTTAATCTGCTCTATGATCGGGGGACTTTATTTGGGCTTCAATCTGGTGGGCGTACTGAATCTATCTTAATGTCATTACCGCCACTGGTTAAATGGCGTTATGATTGGAAGCCAGATCCTGGAACACCAGAATCTTCACTTTATGAAAAGTTTCTTCGCCCTCAAGATTGGCTAGCAATGGCTAAAAATTAA
- a CDS encoding L-threonylcarbamoyladenylate synthase, protein MAATLNISIRVAAYIIHNGGIIAYPTEGVFGLGCDPLNRKAVERILHIKERPRAKGLIVIAANFSQLQPYLLPLPSKIKDRLANTWPGPTTWLLPAKLNVPSWLRGKHNTLAVRVTNHPIVISLCEAVNGAIVSTSANHTRQSPARTTFQVYKYFHRQVDFILGGETSDRVNPSDIFDGKTGKQIR, encoded by the coding sequence ATGGCGGCAACTCTAAATATATCTATACGGGTTGCCGCCTATATTATTCATAATGGGGGAATTATTGCTTATCCTACAGAGGGTGTTTTTGGTTTAGGTTGTGATCCTCTAAATAGAAAGGCAGTTGAGCGAATATTACATATTAAAGAACGCCCTAGAGCTAAGGGATTAATTGTTATTGCTGCTAATTTTTCCCAGTTACAACCCTATTTACTTCCTCTACCTAGTAAAATCAAAGATCGGCTAGCTAACACTTGGCCAGGTCCAACCACTTGGTTATTACCTGCTAAACTAAATGTACCTTCTTGGTTGAGAGGAAAACATAATACACTTGCAGTACGGGTAACTAATCATCCTATTGTGATTTCCTTGTGTGAAGCAGTAAACGGTGCAATTGTCTCTACCAGTGCTAATCATACTAGACAATCGCCAGCAAGAACTACCTTTCAGGTATATAAATACTTCCATAGGCAGGTTGACTTTATTCTTGGGGGAGAAACCAGTGATAGAGTTAATCCTAGTGATATTTTTGATGGAAAAACAGGAAAGCAAATACGCTAA
- the purD gene encoding phosphoribosylamine--glycine ligase has translation MKALVVGGGGREHALAWKLAQSPQISQVYVAPGNAGTALEFKVKNIPTKADDVAALVDFALSKQVELTIIGPEAPLILGIVDTFEKAGLNCFGPHRLAARLEESKSFAKSFLTRYGIPTARYQVFDIKLIDRAIEYIHSQTMPIVIKADGLAAGKGVIIAHSYEEAVDAVQSILLDNVFGEAGKQIVIEEFLTGEEASFIVMADGKNILPFASSQDHKARDNMDKGPNTGGMGAYSPAPVITTAIYHRVVQEIILPTIHGMAKEGHPYKGFLYAGLMIDESGTPRVLEYNCRFGDPETQPIMMRLRSDLAELCMKAIEGNLDKTSIEWDSKAALGVVMAAKGYPSSYPVNDLIYGLPSSDEFDGMSKVFHAGTVEKEGRILTAGGRVLCVCSLGDSITEAQKTAYSLVQKIIWQNSYYRTDIGYRAIARENHLQETHKNN, from the coding sequence ATGAAAGCCTTAGTAGTCGGTGGTGGAGGTCGTGAGCACGCATTGGCATGGAAGCTTGCTCAGTCACCCCAAATAAGCCAAGTTTATGTAGCACCAGGTAATGCTGGAACAGCATTGGAGTTTAAAGTAAAAAATATTCCAACTAAAGCAGATGATGTAGCTGCTTTGGTTGATTTTGCCTTATCAAAGCAAGTTGAACTTACGATAATAGGTCCGGAAGCTCCTTTAATATTAGGGATTGTAGATACTTTTGAAAAGGCTGGTTTAAATTGTTTTGGGCCTCATCGACTAGCCGCTCGCCTAGAAGAATCAAAATCTTTTGCCAAGAGTTTTTTAACCCGCTATGGTATTCCTACTGCACGGTATCAAGTATTTGATATAAAACTTATAGATCGAGCGATTGAGTATATTCATAGCCAAACCATGCCTATTGTCATTAAAGCAGATGGTTTAGCTGCAGGGAAAGGAGTGATTATCGCCCATAGCTATGAAGAAGCGGTTGATGCAGTGCAAAGCATTTTACTAGATAATGTATTTGGCGAGGCAGGTAAACAAATTGTCATAGAAGAGTTTTTAACTGGGGAGGAAGCTAGTTTTATTGTAATGGCAGATGGTAAAAATATTTTACCTTTTGCAAGTTCTCAAGATCATAAAGCCCGAGATAATATGGATAAAGGTCCTAATACAGGAGGAATGGGTGCTTATTCGCCAGCCCCTGTGATTACTACAGCAATTTATCACCGGGTAGTTCAAGAAATTATATTACCTACCATACACGGGATGGCAAAAGAGGGGCATCCATATAAGGGTTTTTTATACGCTGGTTTGATGATTGATGAGTCTGGTACCCCTAGAGTATTAGAGTATAATTGCCGTTTTGGTGATCCTGAAACACAGCCCATTATGATGCGACTGCGATCAGATTTAGCAGAGTTGTGCATGAAGGCTATAGAGGGAAATTTAGATAAAACCTCTATAGAATGGGATTCTAAAGCTGCATTAGGAGTAGTTATGGCAGCAAAAGGTTATCCTAGCTCCTATCCAGTCAATGATCTAATTTATGGATTACCTTCATCTGATGAGTTTGATGGTATGAGTAAAGTATTTCATGCAGGTACTGTTGAAAAAGAAGGGCGTATCTTAACAGCTGGTGGGCGAGTATTATGTGTATGTAGCTTAGGTGATTCTATCACTGAAGCCCAAAAAACAGCTTATAGTCTTGTACAGAAAATCATATGGCAAAATAGCTATTATCGTACAGATATTGGGTATCGAGCCATTGCTAGGGAAAATCACTTACAAGAAACCCATAAAAATAATTAA
- the trmL gene encoding tRNA (uridine(34)/cytosine(34)/5-carboxymethylaminomethyluridine(34)-2'-O)-methyltransferase TrmL, producing the protein MFHIVLFEPEIPPNTGNIIRLCANTGSYLHLIEPLGFTLNNKQLRRAGLDYHEWAEIKVHPNLTSFLSTTKIDRIWACSTKGQQLYHQVQFKPNDALLFGPETRGLPKEILNIFSKDQILKIPMVPHSRSLNLSNAVAIIVYEAWQQQNFNF; encoded by the coding sequence ATGTTTCATATTGTTTTATTTGAACCTGAAATTCCACCAAATACAGGAAATATTATTCGCTTGTGTGCTAATACGGGATCCTATCTGCATTTAATTGAACCTTTAGGATTTACACTCAATAATAAACAGCTACGCCGTGCTGGGCTTGATTATCATGAATGGGCAGAAATAAAGGTACATCCAAATTTAACCTCTTTTCTATCTACTACAAAAATAGATCGTATATGGGCTTGTTCTACTAAAGGTCAACAACTCTACCATCAAGTACAATTTAAACCTAATGATGCCCTATTATTTGGTCCTGAAACGAGAGGGCTTCCTAAAGAAATTTTAAATATATTCTCCAAAGATCAAATTTTAAAAATCCCCATGGTACCTCATAGCCGAAGTTTAAATCTATCTAATGCAGTAGCTATCATAGTTTATGAGGCTTGGCAACAGCAAAATTTTAATTTTTAG
- the hrcA gene encoding heat-inducible transcriptional repressor HrcA, with protein MLQLNHNNSTVVLNERSQYILKTIVECYIRDGEPIGSRMLSRESQLALSPATIRNTMADLEELEFVFSPHTSSGRIPTAKGYRFFIDSLLNPKTLSVDSVQILKTQLDANADPQSLLTIASQILSEISRFAGVVMVPRREYLTLSQIEFLPLSENRVLAVLVINEYEIQNRIIYVTKKYSISELQQAANYLNSIFKGKDLYAVRWHLIKEMAEVQENVDQIIHTAIEVANQVFSANQTKTEDCIVTGQTNLLDYIDFSDKERLRQLFNAFSEKQDILHLLDQCLNADGIQIFVGEESGYQVFNGCSVVTASYGGSKGAIGVLGIIGPIRMNYEQVIPLVDITAQLLGNALNQHS; from the coding sequence ATGCTTCAATTAAATCATAATAACAGTACAGTAGTACTAAATGAACGCTCTCAATATATACTTAAAACAATTGTAGAATGCTATATACGAGATGGGGAACCCATAGGTTCAAGGATGCTCTCTCGGGAAAGCCAGTTGGCTTTGAGTCCGGCTACCATTCGCAATACGATGGCAGATCTAGAAGAGCTAGAGTTTGTGTTTTCTCCTCATACCTCTTCTGGTAGAATTCCTACTGCTAAAGGGTATCGGTTTTTTATTGATTCTCTACTTAACCCTAAAACTTTAAGTGTGGATTCCGTTCAGATACTGAAAACTCAGCTAGATGCAAATGCTGATCCTCAGTCTCTATTAACTATTGCCTCGCAAATACTCTCAGAGATTAGTCGCTTTGCAGGAGTAGTAATGGTACCTCGCCGAGAATATCTTACTTTAAGTCAAATAGAATTTTTACCCCTATCAGAGAATAGAGTACTTGCAGTTTTAGTGATTAATGAGTACGAAATACAAAACCGTATTATTTATGTAACAAAGAAATATTCAATATCAGAGTTGCAGCAAGCTGCTAATTATCTTAACAGTATCTTTAAAGGTAAAGATTTATATGCTGTGCGTTGGCATCTAATTAAGGAAATGGCTGAAGTCCAAGAAAATGTAGATCAAATCATCCATACTGCAATAGAGGTAGCAAATCAAGTATTTTCAGCTAACCAAACTAAAACAGAAGATTGTATCGTAACTGGCCAAACAAATTTATTAGACTATATTGATTTTTCTGATAAAGAACGACTACGACAATTATTTAATGCTTTTAGCGAAAAACAAGATATTCTTCATTTACTTGATCAATGCCTAAACGCAGATGGAATTCAAATTTTTGTTGGTGAAGAATCTGGCTACCAAGTTTTTAATGGCTGTAGTGTAGTAACCGCCAGTTATGGTGGGTCTAAGGGTGCTATTGGTGTTCTTGGGATCATTGGTCCTATCCGCATGAATTATGAGCAGGTTATTCCCTTAGTGGATATTACTGCTCAATTATTAGGTAATGCACTTAATCAGCATAGCTAG
- a CDS encoding dihydroorotate dehydrogenase: MTELLTSADVNKTNLDRLKVNFCGLNLQSPIVLLSGCVGFGEEYTRVVGFSNQDVGAVCLKGITAKPRLGNNPHRVYETPAGMLNAIGLQNPGVDYVIKHILPELDFSETYYIANVSGATLEEYVEVTRRFDNSSISAIEINISCPNVKEGGVIFGNDPNMSARVVEACRKVTSKPLITKLSPNQTSIEENARRCLEAGTNAFAVINTLTGMSIDIENRAPVLGNIQGGLSGPAIKPIALLKVYQVYQVCKNHNVPIIGQGGITSARDALEFLIAGATTIGIGTALFYDPLICPKINAGIIGYMEKHGFTHIDQITGNLHSGEITC, translated from the coding sequence ATGACTGAATTGCTAACAAGCGCGGATGTAAATAAAACAAATCTAGATCGATTGAAAGTAAATTTTTGCGGCCTTAATCTACAAAGTCCTATTGTATTACTTTCAGGTTGTGTTGGCTTTGGAGAAGAATATACTCGAGTAGTTGGGTTTTCTAATCAAGATGTAGGGGCAGTTTGTCTTAAAGGAATCACTGCAAAACCTCGGCTAGGAAATAATCCTCATCGAGTTTACGAAACTCCCGCAGGGATGTTAAATGCTATTGGATTGCAAAACCCAGGAGTTGATTATGTAATCAAGCATATTCTACCAGAATTGGACTTTAGTGAAACTTACTATATTGCTAATGTCTCTGGTGCAACCCTTGAAGAGTATGTGGAAGTTACTCGTCGCTTTGATAACTCTTCTATTAGTGCAATTGAAATCAATATCTCTTGCCCTAATGTAAAAGAAGGAGGGGTTATTTTTGGCAATGATCCTAATATGTCTGCCCGAGTGGTTGAAGCTTGCCGTAAAGTAACTTCTAAACCACTCATTACTAAACTCTCTCCAAATCAAACTTCCATTGAAGAAAATGCACGTCGCTGCCTTGAGGCAGGAACTAATGCTTTTGCAGTCATTAATACCCTAACTGGCATGAGTATTGATATTGAAAATAGAGCTCCAGTTTTAGGCAATATTCAAGGAGGATTATCTGGTCCTGCAATTAAACCTATAGCACTACTTAAGGTATATCAGGTCTATCAGGTGTGTAAGAATCATAATGTACCAATTATTGGTCAAGGAGGTATTACCTCCGCTAGAGATGCTTTAGAGTTTCTTATTGCTGGGGCCACTACTATAGGTATTGGGACTGCTTTATTTTATGATCCGTTGATTTGCCCTAAAATCAATGCTGGTATTATAGGTTATATGGAAAAACATGGTTTTACACATATTGATCAGATTACAGGTAACTTACATAGTGGAGAAATTACATGCTAA
- the thiC gene encoding phosphomethylpyrimidine synthase ThiC: MSAILEKFLSTQARVDESAIQPLPNSQKIHVTGSRSDIQVPMREISLSNTQLNNKQEKNLPLTIYDTSGPYTDPKSSIDIRKGLTEIRKPWIEDREDTQRLPQTNSQYSHQQANDPSLDHLRFPNKKLPRKAKKDCNVTQMHYARQGIITPEMEFVAIRENQRLSEYKAQCFRQHPGQSFGAQLPNEITPEFVRSEVAKGRAIIPANINHPEIEPMIIGRNFLVKINANIGNSAITSSISEEVDKMTWAIRWGADTVMDLSTGKHIHETREWIIRNAPVPIGTVPIYQALEKVGGIAEDLTWEIFRDTLLEQAEQGVDYFTIHAGVRLAYVPLTASRLTGIVSRGGSIMAKWCLAHHQENFLYTRFEEICQIMKAYDVSFSLGDGLRPGSIADANDEAQFAELETLGALTQIAWKHNVQTMIEGPGHVPMHLIKENMDKQLACCGEAPFYTLGPLTTDIAPGYDHITSGIGAALIGWYGTAMLCYVTPKEHLGLPNKRDVREGIVTYKIAAHAADLAKGHPGAQIRDNALSKARFEFRWEDQFNVGLDPDRAREYHDETLPKESAKTAHFCSMCGPKFCSMKISQDVRDYAAEKGIETDSAFTQGMAEKAAEFRHQGSKIYREA; encoded by the coding sequence ATGAGTGCTATCCTAGAAAAATTTTTATCTACCCAAGCCCGAGTAGATGAGAGTGCTATCCAACCGCTTCCTAATTCCCAGAAAATTCATGTCACTGGCAGCCGCTCTGATATTCAGGTACCTATGCGAGAAATCTCTCTCTCTAATACTCAACTTAACAATAAGCAGGAAAAAAATCTACCACTCACTATTTATGACACCTCTGGTCCTTATACTGATCCAAAATCCTCCATTGACATCCGAAAAGGCTTAACTGAAATCCGCAAACCTTGGATTGAAGATCGAGAAGATACCCAACGATTACCTCAAACTAATTCTCAATATAGCCACCAACAAGCTAATGATCCTAGCTTAGATCACTTACGTTTTCCAAATAAAAAGCTACCTCGGAAAGCAAAAAAAGATTGTAACGTTACCCAAATGCACTATGCTAGACAAGGAATAATCACCCCTGAGATGGAATTTGTAGCAATTCGGGAAAATCAACGGCTATCTGAATACAAAGCACAATGCTTTAGACAACATCCTGGTCAATCTTTTGGTGCTCAATTACCTAATGAAATTACCCCTGAATTTGTACGCTCAGAAGTAGCTAAAGGTCGAGCAATTATTCCAGCTAACATTAACCACCCTGAAATTGAACCCATGATCATTGGGCGTAATTTTTTAGTCAAAATTAATGCCAATATTGGTAATTCTGCCATTACTTCTAGTATTTCCGAAGAAGTAGATAAAATGACTTGGGCAATTCGCTGGGGTGCAGATACTGTAATGGATCTTTCCACTGGTAAGCATATCCACGAAACCCGAGAGTGGATTATTCGAAACGCTCCTGTACCTATTGGCACTGTTCCTATTTACCAAGCTTTAGAAAAAGTAGGCGGAATTGCTGAAGATCTTACTTGGGAAATTTTTCGAGATACTTTATTAGAACAAGCAGAGCAAGGCGTAGATTACTTTACGATTCACGCAGGAGTACGCCTTGCTTATGTACCACTTACCGCAAGCCGTCTTACTGGCATTGTTTCTCGTGGTGGCTCCATTATGGCTAAATGGTGTCTTGCCCATCACCAAGAAAATTTCCTCTACACTCGTTTTGAGGAAATCTGCCAAATTATGAAGGCTTATGATGTTTCCTTTTCTTTAGGCGATGGGTTACGCCCAGGTTCCATTGCAGATGCTAATGATGAAGCTCAATTTGCAGAACTAGAAACCTTAGGAGCACTTACCCAAATTGCATGGAAACATAATGTGCAAACTATGATTGAAGGTCCTGGTCATGTGCCTATGCACTTAATTAAGGAAAATATGGATAAACAGCTTGCTTGTTGTGGTGAAGCACCTTTCTATACCCTTGGACCTTTAACGACTGATATTGCTCCCGGCTATGATCATATTACTTCTGGGATTGGTGCTGCTTTAATCGGTTGGTATGGTACTGCCATGCTATGTTATGTGACTCCTAAAGAGCATTTAGGGTTACCTAATAAAAGAGATGTGAGAGAAGGGATTGTTACCTATAAAATCGCTGCTCATGCGGCAGATTTAGCTAAAGGGCACCCAGGGGCTCAAATTCGAGACAATGCCCTTTCTAAAGCCCGATTTGAATTTCGCTGGGAGGATCAGTTTAATGTTGGGCTAGATCCTGATCGTGCTAGGGAATACCATGATGAAACGTTACCAAAAGAATCTGCAAAAACCGCTCATTTTTGCTCCATGTGTGGTCCTAAATTCTGCTCCATGAAGATCTCTCAGGATGTACGAGATTATGCAGCAGAAAAAGGGATAGAAACAGATTCAGCTTTCACTCAAGGTATGGCAGAAAAAGCAGCTGAATTTCGTCATCAGGGTAGTAAAATCTATCGAGAGGCTTAA